A genome region from Baekduia alba includes the following:
- a CDS encoding molybdopterin-dependent oxidoreductase: MPDRERFPSATHWGSYNAVVADGRVTRLEPVDDDPHPSPIADGMVSALSDRARITEPMIRAGWLEHGPRKGFDGRGTEPFVAVSWDRALDLAAAEVDRVHRAHGPTAIYGGSCGWASAGRFHHAQSQVHRFLAQAGGYTTSYGSYSVGAMEIIMPRVIGGDKWSIFDRGVMWPELADHGELVVSFGGLAAKNAQVNPGGIGRHHVPDLQRRCCDAGVQFVNVSPVRDDVADWLGAQWVALRPNTDVALMLGLAHVIVTEDRHDRDFLDRCCTGYDVFERYLLGRDDGVPKDPRWAAAITELPEAVILDLARRIAERRTVINVSWSVQRQEHGEQTYWMATTLAALSGSMGLPGGGLAAGLGTTSIGVRPGRYNVAAFPQGRNPVDAVIPVARVADMLLGAGASYDFNGQRRTYPDIRLVYWAGGNPFHHHQDLNRLVRAWREPETVIVHDSWWNPVVRFADIVFPVATSLERNDFAVGMNDLTVTAMHKAVDPPGEVRSDYEVFAALAERLGRGDQFTEGRTAEEWVRELYERTCAELAAEGVDLPTFETFWERGRTELPESPAPSSGVLADLRADPDEHPLDTPSGRIEIFSETIAGFEYDDCPGHPAWMAPREWLGATGTDRFPLHLISNQPRTRLHSQYDNGSHSRASKVAGREPVVMHPEDARERGIAEGDVVRLFNDRGACLTGAALSDGVRRGVVVLATGAWYDPEEPGVPGSLDRHGNPNVLTRDAGTSKLAQACSAQSTLVQAERVDGPVPPVRAFEPPEIVRDTAAPDLGPAGA; the protein is encoded by the coding sequence CTTCGACGGCCGCGGCACCGAGCCCTTCGTCGCCGTCTCGTGGGACCGTGCCCTCGACCTCGCTGCCGCCGAGGTCGACCGGGTGCATCGAGCTCACGGTCCCACGGCGATCTACGGCGGTTCGTGCGGCTGGGCCAGCGCCGGGCGGTTCCACCATGCCCAGAGCCAGGTGCATCGCTTCCTTGCGCAGGCCGGCGGCTACACGACCTCGTACGGGTCCTACAGCGTCGGGGCGATGGAGATCATCATGCCCCGCGTGATCGGGGGTGACAAGTGGAGCATCTTCGACCGCGGTGTGATGTGGCCCGAGCTCGCCGACCACGGCGAGCTCGTGGTGAGCTTCGGGGGCCTGGCAGCGAAGAACGCGCAGGTCAACCCGGGCGGCATCGGCCGGCACCACGTCCCTGACCTGCAGCGGCGCTGTTGCGATGCGGGCGTGCAGTTCGTGAACGTGTCACCGGTGCGTGACGACGTCGCCGACTGGCTGGGCGCACAGTGGGTCGCCCTGCGTCCCAACACCGACGTGGCGCTCATGCTGGGCCTCGCTCACGTCATCGTGACCGAGGACCGCCACGATCGGGACTTCCTTGACCGCTGCTGCACGGGCTATGACGTGTTCGAGCGCTACCTCCTCGGCCGCGACGACGGGGTGCCGAAGGATCCCCGCTGGGCCGCGGCGATCACTGAGCTCCCCGAGGCGGTCATCCTCGATCTCGCGCGGCGGATCGCGGAGCGACGCACGGTGATCAACGTGAGCTGGTCCGTCCAGCGCCAGGAGCACGGCGAGCAGACGTACTGGATGGCCACGACGCTTGCGGCCCTGTCCGGCTCCATGGGCCTCCCCGGGGGCGGGCTCGCCGCCGGCCTGGGAACCACCTCGATCGGCGTTCGACCCGGCCGCTACAACGTCGCGGCCTTCCCGCAAGGACGGAATCCGGTCGACGCGGTCATCCCGGTCGCGCGCGTCGCCGACATGCTCCTGGGAGCCGGCGCCTCGTATGACTTCAACGGCCAGCGGCGAACGTACCCCGACATCAGGTTGGTGTACTGGGCGGGCGGGAACCCCTTCCATCATCACCAGGACCTGAACCGCCTGGTGCGGGCGTGGCGTGAGCCGGAGACCGTCATCGTCCACGACTCGTGGTGGAATCCGGTCGTCCGCTTCGCCGACATCGTCTTCCCGGTGGCCACCTCCCTCGAGCGCAACGACTTCGCCGTCGGGATGAACGACCTCACCGTGACGGCGATGCACAAGGCCGTGGACCCTCCCGGCGAGGTCCGCTCCGACTACGAGGTGTTTGCCGCCTTGGCCGAGCGCCTCGGCCGGGGCGATCAGTTCACGGAGGGGCGCACCGCCGAGGAATGGGTACGCGAGCTCTACGAGCGCACGTGCGCGGAACTCGCCGCGGAGGGCGTCGACCTGCCGACGTTCGAGACGTTCTGGGAGCGAGGACGCACCGAGCTGCCCGAGTCCCCGGCGCCGTCGTCCGGTGTCCTCGCCGACCTGCGTGCCGATCCCGACGAGCATCCGCTCGACACGCCGTCGGGACGCATCGAGATCTTCTCCGAGACGATCGCCGGCTTCGAGTACGACGACTGCCCTGGGCATCCGGCGTGGATGGCACCGCGGGAATGGCTCGGCGCGACCGGCACGGATCGGTTCCCGCTGCACCTGATCTCGAACCAGCCTCGAACCCGGCTGCACAGTCAGTACGACAACGGCTCACACAGTCGAGCGAGCAAGGTGGCGGGCCGCGAGCCCGTCGTCATGCACCCCGAGGACGCCCGCGAGCGCGGGATCGCCGAAGGCGACGTCGTGCGGCTGTTCAACGATCGCGGAGCATGTCTTACCGGCGCCGCTCTGTCCGACGGCGTGCGTCGAGGGGTCGTCGTGTTGGCCACCGGGGCGTGGTACGACCCCGAAGAGCCCGGCGTTCCCGGGAGCTTGGACCGGCACGGCAACCCCAACGTCCTGACGCGAGACGCAGGCACGTCCAAGCTCGCTCAGGCCTGCTCTGCGCAGAGCACGCTCGTGCAAGCTGAACGTGTCGACGGTCCTGTGCCCCCCGTGAGGGCGTTCGAGCCCCCCGAGATCGTGCGGGACACGGCGGCTCCCGACCTCGGCCCGGCCGGCGCCTGA